In a single window of the Coffea eugenioides isolate CCC68of chromosome 3, Ceug_1.0, whole genome shotgun sequence genome:
- the LOC113765390 gene encoding uncharacterized protein LOC113765390 produces the protein MEKIEHKNVEVNGINMHVAEIGQGPVVLFLHGFPECWYTWRHQMSFMASHGHRAVAPDLRGFGGTTGAPIDDPGKFTTLHVVGDIIELLKIVAPDEDKVFLVGHDWGAVMAWALCLYRPDKVKALFNMSVSFSPRNPKRKPLETLRAVCGPDYYVCRFQEPGEIEEEFAKVGTKRVLENFLSYRAPGPLFLPKGILFGDSPDAPTTLPSWLSEEDVAYYVNQYAQSGFTGGLNYYRALDINWELTAPWTGAQVKVPVKFVVGDLDLTYNAPGTKDYLHKGGLKKDVPFLDEVVVMKGVGHFLHEEKPDEINKYIHQFIQKFSSPRCSLM, from the exons ATGGAAAAGATAGAGCACAAAAACGTAGAAGTAAATGGGATAAACATGCACGTAGCAGAAATAGGCCAAGGCCCAGTAGTTCTCTTCCTTCATGGCTTTCCTGAATGCTGGTACACCTGGCGCCATCAAATGTCTTTCATGGCATCCCACGGCCACAGGGCTGTGGCGCCGGACCTCCGTGGCTTTGGTGGCACAACTGGCGCACCTATTGATGACCCCGGCAAGTTCACCACCCTCCATGTCGTGGGAGATATCATTGAGCTCCTGAAAATTGTTGCACCAGATGAAGataaggtgttcttggtgggGCATGATTGGGGTGCAGTCATGGCTTGGGCTTTGTGTTTGTATAGACCTGATAAAGTTAAAGCTTTGTTCAACATGAGCGTCAGTTTCAGTCCAAGAAATCCTAAAAGGAAGCCCCTTGAGACCTTGCGTGCTGTTTGTGGTCCTGACTACTACGTTTGTAGGTTCCAG GAACCTGGAGAAATAGAAGAGGAGTTTGCCAAAGTTGGAACCAAGAGAGTTCTGGAGAACTTTCTTTCTTACCGTGCTCCTGGTCCACTTTTTCTGCCAAAGGGAATACTTTTCGGAGATTCACCTGATGCCCCTACAACTTTGCCCTCTTGGTTATCTGAAGAAGATGTTGCTTACTATGTTAACCAGTATGCGCAGAGTGGCTTTACTGGAGGTCTGAATTATTACAGAGCACTAGACAT AAATTGGGAACTGACTGCACCATGGACAGGGGCTCAGGTTAAAGTGCCAGTCAAGTTTGTTGTTGGGGACCTGGATCTGACCTATAATGCACCGGGCACCAAGGATTATCTCCACAAGGGAGGGCTTAAAAAAGATGTACCATTCTTGGATGAAGTAGTGGTGATGAAAGGGGTTGGCCATTTTTTGCATGAAGAGAAACCTGATGAGATTaacaaatacattcatcaattcatccagaAGTTTTCTTCCCCGAGATGTTCTCTGATGTAA
- the LOC113764807 gene encoding uncharacterized protein LOC113764807, with protein MDKIEHKNVNVSGLSIHIAELGQGPLVLFIHGFPELWYSWRHQILFLAAHGYRAVAPDLRGYGDTAGAPVNDSSKFTCLHVVGDLVALLHAIAPDEEKVFVVGHDWGAMVAWYLCMFRPDKVKALVNMSVAFSPRNPLAKPVELLRAYGGDDYYICRFQEPGDIEAELAQMGCKNFLKKMLAYRTPGPLFWPKGKGFGDSPDAPVVLPSWLTEEDVDYYASKFDKTGFTGGLNYYRALNLHWELTAPWTGAKIKVPTKFVVGELDLSYYMRGVQDYIHKGGFKNDVPLLENVVVVKDAAHFINQERPDEINKHIYDFFQRY; from the exons ATGGATAAGATTGAGCACAAGAATGTGAATGTGAGCGGCCTAAGCATTCACATAGCAGAGCTTGGTCAAGGCCCACTGGTCCTGTTTATTCATGGTTTCCCTGAGCTCTGGTACTCATGGCGCCACCAGATCCTCTTCCTGGCTGCTCACGGCTACCGGGCAGTGGCGCCTGACCTCCGTGGCTACGGCGACACCGCTGGTGCACCCGTCAATGATAGCTCCAAGTTCACTTGTCTGCATGTAGTTGGAGACCTGGTAGCACTCCTTCACGCGATTGCACCTGATGAGGAGAAGGTGTTTGTGGTGGGGCATGACTGGGGTGCCATGGTTGCTTGGTATTTGTGCATGTTTAGGCCTGATAAAGTCAAGGCCTTGGTCAACATGAGCGTTGCTTTTAGTCCCAGAAATCCATTGGCGAAGCCGGTTGAGCTGTTGAGGGCTTATGGTGGGGATGATTACTACATTTGCAGATTCCAG GAACCAGGTGACATAGAGGCCGAACTTGCTCAGATGGGTTGCAAGAATTTTTTGAAGAAGATGCTTGCCTACCGCACTCCTGGTCCACTGTTTTGGCCAAAGGGTAAAGGCTTTGGTGATTCACCTGATGCTCCTGTTGTCTTGCCATCATGGTTGACAGAGGAAGATGTGGATTATTATGCAAGTAAGTTTGATAAGACAGGCTTCACTGGAGGTTTAAACTACTATCGCGCTTTGAATCT ACACTGGGAACTCACTGCGCCCTGGACTGGGGCCAAAATAAAAGTCCCAACCAAGTTTGTCGTTGGGGAACTGGATCTGAGCTATTATATGCGAGGCGTTCAAGATTATATACACAAGGGTGGGTTTAAGAACGATGTGCCTTTGTTGGAAAATGTTGTTGTAGTGAAAGATGCAGCTCACTTTATCAACCAAGAAAGGCCTGATGAGATTAACAAACACATCTACGACTTCTTTCAGAGGTACTGA
- the LOC113767104 gene encoding probable acylpyruvase FAHD1, mitochondrial has product MNAPSSIPKIFGGSRGVIVYAIPRRSSTMATATSAFQKLLTVGTKIIAVGRNYAAHAKELGNAVPKEPVLFMKPTTSYLEDGGKIEVPHNLESLDHEVELAVVIGRKARDVPEASAMDYVGGYALALDMTAREIQAAAKSAGLPWTVAKGQDTFTPISSVLPCTMIPDPHDVELWLKVDGDLRQRGSTRDMIFKIPYLISHISSIMTLLEGDVILTGTPQGVGPVKVGQKIEAGITGLLDIHFDVGRRKSGNS; this is encoded by the exons ATGAATGCGCCTTCGAGTATTCCTAAAATATTCGGAGGAAGCAGAGGAGTGATAGTATACGCCATTCCTAGAAGGTCATCCACCATGGCCACCGCCACGTCAGCTTTCCAGAAGCTTCTCACCGTCGGCACTAAAATCATCGCCGTCGGCCGCAACTACGCCGCTCACGCCAAGGAACTCGGCAACGCCGTCCCCAAG GAGCCAGTGTTGTTTATGAAGCCGACGACGTCGTATTTGGAAGACGGAGGGAAGATTGAGGTGCCGCACAACTTGGAATCCCTCGATCACGAGGTGGAATTGGCGGTTGTCATCGGTCGAAAGGCTCGCGATGTTCCCGAGGCCTCTGCTATGGACTATGTCGGAG GTTATGCTCTTGCATTGGACATGACCGCTAGAGAGATCCAAGCTGCTGCAAAG TCTGCAGGTCTTCCATGGACTGTTGCTAAGGGTCAAGACACCTTCACACCAATTAGCTCTGTT TTACCTTGCACAATGATTCCGGATCCTCATGATGTGGAATTGTGGTTAAAG GTCGACGGTGACCTTCGGCAAAGGGGATCCactcgagatatgatttttaAGATTCCGTATTTGATTAGCCACATAAGTTCTATCATGACGCTTCTGGAAGGAGATGTTATTCTAACAG GCACTCCTCAAGGCGTTGGTCCGGTTAAGGTTGGCCAAAAGATAGAAGCTGGGATAACTGGACTGTTGGACATACACTTCGATGTTGGAAGACGAAAGAGTGGAAATAGTTGA